The Spartinivicinus poritis genome has a window encoding:
- a CDS encoding YopT-type cysteine protease domain-containing protein, whose protein sequence is MTNVGGLSTHLINNQPPTAFKAIDNKPKLSPFGCTISLLDSGNNTFRKSVFRLSLHKQSSELKRLKKAIKLTQTSQNPKQLQQLEQALELWIKKQPKEVKQRGKLIPQLKTAIKEHKQLADPNYQAFEQKRRNEVKTELTNLAKKQQLNKQLAEITKEMLELQLGLKFTHQPRSNADIREAIVNAFSPQTVSYVLHRYPELKEDGPINVSKLMSSINSLESLVNPGVITAQKSNAQLITPFQQKRFLGDRTFGKEGICAALSAKWLTTQHTNINFYEDIGFVDGIKAHAKAEGHEEVMNLAIQYYGGQSGHKNTNAHWSADVPHGFYALLNYFKNYQLSMDIQKSDTVKGADLSTISKPGLYYLAIHNSKGGGHGLAAKVAASAQGEIAGYTLFDPNYGEFHFTNEQQFKQFTYSLINQLYPELKHSTLIIGLK, encoded by the coding sequence ATGACAAACGTAGGTGGTCTATCCACACATCTGATTAATAATCAACCACCAACAGCATTCAAAGCTATAGACAACAAACCAAAACTATCTCCATTCGGTTGTACTATATCACTGCTTGACTCTGGCAATAATACCTTTCGTAAGTCTGTTTTTAGGCTAAGTCTCCACAAACAAAGTTCTGAGCTTAAACGCCTAAAAAAAGCAATAAAGCTAACTCAAACAAGCCAAAACCCAAAACAGCTCCAGCAACTTGAACAAGCACTTGAGCTTTGGATAAAAAAGCAGCCCAAAGAAGTCAAGCAGCGGGGTAAATTAATTCCACAACTAAAAACTGCAATAAAAGAGCATAAGCAGCTAGCAGACCCAAACTATCAAGCTTTTGAGCAAAAAAGAAGAAATGAGGTAAAAACAGAGCTGACCAACTTAGCTAAAAAACAACAACTGAACAAACAACTGGCCGAGATAACCAAGGAAATGCTTGAGTTACAATTAGGGCTTAAGTTTACTCACCAACCAAGATCCAACGCAGATATTAGAGAAGCTATTGTTAATGCCTTTTCTCCTCAGACAGTCAGCTATGTGTTACATCGATATCCCGAGCTTAAGGAAGATGGCCCTATTAATGTCAGTAAGCTGATGTCATCAATTAATTCGCTCGAATCCCTGGTCAACCCAGGTGTCATCACAGCACAAAAAAGTAACGCACAACTGATAACCCCGTTTCAGCAGAAACGTTTTCTTGGCGACAGAACGTTCGGCAAAGAAGGTATTTGTGCCGCTCTTTCTGCAAAATGGTTAACCACCCAACATACCAACATCAATTTTTATGAAGATATCGGTTTTGTTGATGGTATAAAAGCACATGCCAAAGCCGAAGGCCACGAAGAGGTAATGAATTTAGCCATTCAATACTATGGTGGGCAATCTGGGCATAAAAATACGAATGCCCACTGGTCTGCTGATGTTCCCCATGGCTTTTATGCTTTGCTGAATTATTTTAAAAATTACCAATTATCAATGGATATTCAAAAATCAGATACCGTAAAAGGAGCTGACTTAAGTACCATTAGTAAGCCAGGTTTATATTATCTTGCAATACATAACAGCAAAGGTGGTGGACATGGCCTGGCAGCTAAAGTGGCTGCTTCTGCTCAAGGTGAAATAGCAGGATATACTCTATTTGACCCTAACTACGGGGAGTTTCATTTTACTAATGAACAACAGTTTAAGCAGTTTACTTACTCGCTTATTAACCAACTATACCCTGAGCTAAAGCATAGTACACTCATCATTGGCCTAAAGTAG
- the epmA gene encoding elongation factor P--(R)-beta-lysine ligase: MTQQLWQPSASLANIKLRANLLKGIRDYFAKEQVIEVATPILSQAAVTDIHLDSFVTHFKPIGKPEGQTLFLHTSPEFHMKRMLAAYHEDIYQICHVFRNGEAGGKHNPEFTMLEWYRVGYDHHQLMDDMTKLLASVADFTELRRVSYQQIFEEHLGINPHRTATQKLEKLVHEKIDDHLVGLERNSLLDLLFTHHIEPSLGWAAEGKLAGVYVYDFPASMAALARVDTDVDNQQVASRFELFINGIELANGYHELVDGIEQAKRFKHDQNKRKELGYQQNPYDEHLLGALAEGLPDCAGVALGVDRLLMLLAQTNEIADVIAFDFERS, from the coding sequence ATGACTCAACAACTTTGGCAGCCATCTGCATCATTGGCCAATATCAAGCTGAGAGCGAATCTCCTCAAGGGAATCAGAGACTATTTTGCTAAAGAGCAAGTCATAGAAGTAGCAACACCGATTTTATCGCAAGCCGCAGTGACCGATATCCACTTAGACAGTTTTGTCACGCATTTTAAACCTATAGGTAAACCAGAAGGGCAAACACTTTTTTTGCATACCTCTCCTGAGTTTCATATGAAACGAATGCTGGCAGCTTACCATGAAGATATATACCAAATTTGTCATGTATTTCGTAATGGTGAAGCGGGTGGTAAACATAACCCAGAGTTCACTATGCTTGAGTGGTATAGAGTTGGCTATGATCACCATCAGCTAATGGATGATATGACCAAATTGCTGGCTTCCGTTGCTGATTTTACTGAACTACGAAGAGTATCTTATCAGCAAATATTTGAAGAACATTTAGGAATCAACCCACACCGTACTGCTACCCAAAAACTTGAAAAACTAGTGCATGAAAAAATTGATGATCATTTGGTTGGTTTAGAGAGAAACTCATTATTAGACCTGTTATTTACCCACCATATTGAGCCAAGCTTAGGTTGGGCTGCAGAGGGTAAGTTGGCGGGTGTTTATGTTTATGATTTTCCTGCCTCCATGGCTGCATTGGCTAGAGTCGATACAGATGTGGACAACCAGCAAGTGGCTAGTCGCTTTGAATTGTTTATTAATGGAATAGAGTTGGCTAATGGTTATCATGAGCTGGTGGATGGTATTGAGCAAGCCAAACGGTTTAAGCATGATCAAAATAAGCGTAAAGAACTTGGCTATCAGCAAAACCCTTATGATGAGCATTTATTAGGTGCATTGGCTGAAGGCTTACCGGATTGTGCGGGGGTGGCGTTAGGGGTTGATCGACTGTTGATGTTGTTGGCACAAACTAATGAAATTGCAGATGTTATAGCATTTGATTTTGAGCGCTCTTGA
- the epmB gene encoding EF-P beta-lysylation protein EpmB — MITRTAASVDTHFTSSRWQQILSSVVTDADELFHLLRLNPAEAPSHLEAVKQFPLRVPIPFINRIEPGNWNDPLLQQVLPIAQELAPQPGFTADPLGEQDKNVAKGIIHKYQGRLLLIVGTSCAVNCRYCFRRHFPYEDNRPNTQQWQSALEYITNDTSISEVIFSGGDPLAVNDKRLAWLVESIAAIPHVTRLRIHSRLPIMIPQRITDEMLSWFTQTRLKPVMVIHCNHPNEIDQDVCAALHKLRDHNVTLLNQAVLLKGINDQLETQIQLSETLFQQGVLPYYLFLLDRVFGAAHFEVSEREAKQLVGEMLKQCPGYLVPKLAREQAGAPTKLPILPAL; from the coding sequence ATGATAACTCGAACCGCTGCCAGTGTTGATACCCATTTTACAAGTAGTCGCTGGCAACAGATATTATCCAGTGTTGTCACTGATGCCGATGAATTATTTCATTTATTACGCTTAAACCCAGCTGAAGCGCCATCGCATCTTGAAGCAGTCAAGCAGTTTCCGTTACGAGTACCCATACCTTTTATTAATAGAATAGAGCCTGGTAACTGGAATGACCCATTACTACAACAAGTGTTGCCCATTGCTCAAGAGCTTGCTCCACAGCCTGGTTTCACTGCTGACCCATTGGGCGAGCAAGATAAAAATGTGGCTAAAGGTATAATCCACAAATACCAAGGCCGCTTGTTGCTTATTGTTGGCACCAGCTGTGCTGTTAACTGCCGCTACTGTTTCCGGCGGCACTTTCCTTACGAGGATAACCGTCCAAATACTCAACAGTGGCAATCTGCGCTGGAGTATATCACTAACGATACGAGTATCAGCGAAGTAATCTTCAGTGGTGGTGATCCACTTGCGGTTAATGATAAGCGATTGGCTTGGCTGGTTGAGTCCATCGCAGCCATTCCTCATGTAACTAGGCTGCGAATTCACAGCCGTTTACCCATCATGATCCCACAGCGAATTACCGATGAAATGCTGAGCTGGTTTACCCAAACCAGATTAAAGCCAGTCATGGTTATTCATTGTAATCACCCTAACGAAATTGATCAGGATGTCTGTGCAGCCTTGCACAAGCTAAGAGACCATAATGTAACTTTGCTTAATCAGGCCGTTTTGCTAAAAGGTATCAACGACCAGCTTGAAACCCAAATACAACTGAGTGAAACGTTATTTCAGCAAGGTGTACTACCTTACTATCTGTTCCTTCTAGATCGGGTATTTGGCGCAGCTCATTTTGAAGTATCTGAGCGTGAAGCTAAGCAGTTAGTAGGTGAGATGCTCAAACAATGCCCTGGCTACTTAGTACCAAAGCTTGCTAGAGAACAAGCTGGCGCACCGACTAAATTGCCTATTTTACCTGCCTTATAA
- the efp gene encoding elongation factor P produces the protein MASYSTNEFRSGLKVLLDGEPCSILENEFVKPGKGQAFNRVKLRNLNTGRVWERTFKSGETLEAADVIDLEMEYLYSDGEFYHFMMTDGSYEQYAADTKAVGDTVNWLKEQDVYTITLYNGSPISVTPPNFVILEVAQTDPGLKGDTAQGGTKPATLSTGAVVKVPLFVNEGDVLKIDTRTGDYVSRATK, from the coding sequence ATGGCAAGCTATTCTACCAACGAATTTCGTTCAGGTCTCAAAGTATTACTGGACGGAGAGCCTTGCTCGATATTAGAGAACGAATTTGTTAAACCAGGTAAAGGCCAGGCTTTTAACCGGGTTAAGCTGCGTAACTTAAACACAGGACGAGTGTGGGAGCGTACCTTTAAGTCAGGTGAAACACTTGAAGCTGCTGATGTTATCGATCTAGAGATGGAATACCTTTACTCCGATGGTGAGTTTTATCATTTCATGATGACTGATGGCTCTTATGAACAGTATGCCGCAGATACGAAAGCGGTAGGAGATACTGTAAACTGGCTAAAAGAACAAGATGTGTACACCATAACATTGTACAACGGTAGCCCTATTTCTGTTACACCACCTAACTTTGTTATTTTGGAAGTTGCTCAAACCGACCCAGGCTTAAAAGGAGATACGGCTCAAGGAGGCACCAAGCCTGCTACGCTAAGCACTGGTGCAGTAGTGAAAGTTCCTTTATTTGTTAATGAAGGCGATGTGTTGAAAATAGATACGCGTACAGGTGACTACGTGAGTCGTGCAACTAAGTAA